The sequence ACGTCCCCTACCCCCACCCCAATCGGGTTTTATGTTGCTGGGACCATTTCGGCCAATCCCCAACTACTTACAGCGTATTCAATGCCGTAACAATCGGCCCCTGATAATTACCCCCCAATTAATGAACGAACgagatttagaaaatttctattCGATCAATTAGCTTTGGAATGTCCTCCATGACCTCGGGAATCAATTCGCAATGGACTCATAcgactaataaaaaattaccggaGAATTAAAATCACAAgggattatgaaaaaaaaacagtgatttttGCCCAGTATTTTTACGTTCCTGAGCATCAgaattcaatcaaaaatccTCGTCTATTTTATCTGCTGCATTAAATTCCGAATATCTCCGGTCACAGCGGTACGAATTGGACAAATTACTGCTCTTTATCAATGCTGAAAAACCATCTTTGAAATGGAATCAAAATCTGCAAATTTCACTCAGCCGATGTTGAGATATCGACCGTTCAGTTCCCCCGGATTTGCTCTCCCCTGGGAGGCTgcgaagaaattatttttcagttaatTATCGATATCTTCCGACCCAATGAAACGAATTTGATGAACGTGAGCTCCttttgaaacgaaaaaaaaaatctttggaaTGACAAAAAATGGTCAAATTTCTCTCAGGTGATCATGAGCTACAGGGAATGTTCCTGGTACAGACGAGATTCTTACGAGACTTGGCAACAGTGAGGAGTCGTGGTAGAACTAAACAAGTTTCACCGATGATTTCGTAATtatctcctcttttttttgtGTTGATTAACGTATTAATTATCGACATATTAGTTTTAAAAACACTGGAAACCCCACTTTCCACTTGAAATGCCGTCCAGATATTCGTGAAAGGTTTACATGGTATTTAATAACCTGAGGAACACATGGGTTTGTTTGGTTAGGTAATTGATGgacaaaattcaaaaatgagAAGGTGGTTTAGACAATTTATCAGGGGAAGGACAGGCCCCATCCCCAGGGGATATGCCGCCGATATGAAGCATAAATTGAGTCTGGTGTATATTTTTACTGCGTTTAATGCTGTGGGGGTGTTCCTAGCAATACTTCTGACGGAGTATTACCCCATGACTGCGAAGGAGAAAAGACAACCAGGTGGATAGATTAAATAATGTGATGGATAGATTAAATAAGGGTCCTGATTCATTGCTATTTTTTGATTTCAGGGAGATACTATGCGAGAATCTGGCAGGGAGACGATGTCTCCGTTATCAAAGTTGATGGATTCAAAATTGTTAACAGTTATGAAGTAATTCCTTTTTTATTGTTACGCtctatttgattttatttcctgGAGATTATCTGGATAACGATGGAATTTGGGAGAAAATACACCAGTAATTATTTCGTAGTGCAATGAATTTCCTACAGAAATATATCTAGCTATTTTTTCATACATTAATCGTTCTTGAGATAATAGGAAATTAatgatcaataattaattaaccaaaTGGTTTTGTCTCCAGATCAAAGGAACCCCCAAATTACAGCCTAGTCCTACCGACATGTTGGACGACGATGCCGAGACTATTACTGAAACCAGTAATGAAGAATTACTctcaaattgataaaatttatttatttataatacttTAGAGCGTCTCAACGGTTGTAAACAcactttacaaaaatatatcattttcGTTGCtgacaaaatgaatttttacggTAAAGATCGCCGAAGGGCAACAGCACCAGCTGACGATCCACTCTCCGTGTTCAATTCCTTCAGTCTCTGTTCCATTTCGCAAAGGAGTGCAGACCTAAACCATcgataataattaacaattgtcCTCGTTGATGGGTCCATTGATGAGGGAGAATTACCTGTACTCCTCGTATCGCATGACAACTTCCTCGAGCTCCTGTTTGTAGAGCCTCGTGAGCATTGCGTTAAAGCAGTCCAACTCTGGCAGACGAAATAGCTCCCAACGGAGCTTTCGGTCGAGGGCCACAGATGCTCTACTGTAGACGTAGAGCCAGTGTGGTATTTCCTCGTTTAGGTATGGATTCGCTGGGACTAAGACACTGTGCGAATGAAAGTGAGTGTGTCGAGGGGGTGATACCACACGAACTGCCTGCATCTCCAGGGGGTAGCAGGGATGTTCGTACTGAGCTTGTCTTGTTATGTGACTGGAAGATGGCGACGTAATTGTTGATGTCAAATAATTTGCTATTTGGAGTGCAGCTAATTGTTATATAGATGAGTATTCAGtgcagaattttattttgttgcaacagagataaattattttcataaatgaaatttttgttgtGATCCACAGAGTTAAAAACTCATGTAAAAATCTCAAGAATTCAAAGACTGAACGTGATTGGtaggtaattaaattttcatctgGATTTCTAAAGACTACCAATAATTAatgggaattaaattttcaaaaaaaaaagaggacatcaaattttctcagaaaaattgactgaattgatgaatttttcgcaTACTTCACATAATAAACTCCATATTCCGGGGATTCAATTCTCTCCCACCCAGTTGGAAGGCCCTCTTTCTCCAGAGGATGTGACCAATGAGTCGTCTTAGTGTTGTGATCGATGTAGTACTTCCTTCCTCTCAATGTAAAATCCACAGACCATCCTGGAGGGAGTGGTAGCTCTGTTGGTTGTTCACTGCGTGAGCTGGATCTCTCAGATTGCGATCTACTGTACTGGGGGTGCCTGAAGGATACCTGATTGAAGTCCTCGTAGCCGTTGTCGGTTTCGAAAGGCACGTAGGGCATCTGGGGTGTCTGTACACGATCTAGATGGTATTCGGAACCGGCGTATTGATTCACATAGGTGTGGGACACCGCTGGGGACAGCCCTGGGTGGTACAGAGGGGTCACTGTGCGGGAGGATAAGGCTTCCGATACGCCTGGAGCCATTGATAAACTTGCGAATCTAGGAGTTAGCAATTTTtccttcagaatatttttttatgaggcaTTCAGGAAGAAATTAATAGAGAGCTTCGAAATTGTAGAAGAAATGGGGATATCAACCTCTCGATTGTTATCAAGGTTCTtgaatcaattaataaataaattgattagagatttttcaattgacaaaaaaatcagtggaCGAAGGACTGGAAAAACCGAAATTATCACCTCTGAGCTAGATCAGGAACTGAACTATTTGGAGTATATTTGCCTTCGTGACTTCCTAATCCAACTGCACTCATTGTAGTCTTGGTATTGCCAAATTTTTGTACCATACTTGGCTGCTGTGGTGAAGGCTgagtatggaaaaaaaattaagtgaagAAAATCAGCATTTTGATGTTCaactttttggaaaatttttttttttcaccatttgTGGTGGCATTGTCGCCTGA is a genomic window of Diachasmimorpha longicaudata isolate KC_UGA_2023 chromosome 16, iyDiaLong2, whole genome shotgun sequence containing:
- the LOC135170300 gene encoding protein salvador homolog 1, translating into MLSRKNKDLRTIKEGVVGKYVKKETPPEIPIINVWTTEPNRHKRRRNNQATMPPQMPSPQQPSMVQKFGNTKTTMSAVGLGSHEGKYTPNSSVPDLAQRFASLSMAPGVSEALSSRTVTPLYHPGLSPAVSHTYVNQYAGSEYHLDRVQTPQMPYVPFETDNGYEDFNQVSFRHPQYSRSQSERSSSRSEQPTELPLPPGWSVDFTLRGRKYYIDHNTKTTHWSHPLEKEGLPTGWERIESPEYGVYYVNHITRQAQYEHPCYPLEMQAVRVVSPPRHTHFHSHSVLVPANPYLNEEIPHWLYVYSRASVALDRKLRWELFRLPELDCFNAMLTRLYKQELEEVVMRYEEYRSALLCEMEQRLKELNTESGSSAGAVALRRSLP